In one window of Paracoccus saliphilus DNA:
- a CDS encoding tyrosine-type recombinase/integrase — protein MSSHRLNFTKAALSRAPNAAKGRKDYYYDEREAGLVMAVTPTGTKSFYLYKRIDGRPERLLLGRFPDISVENARKMAAAAKGKIASGNNPQKERRAIRAEMSFGDLFTLYLEKYAKVHKRSWAYDQREVNKFLSHWFKRKISAIDRSEVERLHARIGKENGIYQANRLLERIRSIFNKAIDWGWDGTNPAIGIKKFKEKSRDRFLQPDELPRFFEALANEPNETARDFIMISLLTGARKSNTLAMRWQDISFQAETWRIPDTKNGDAQTIHLPRQAMAILTERKLQSESPWVFPGEGKSGHLADPKKAWARILKEAGIADLRIHDLRRTLGSYQAATGANGYIIGKSLGHRSQQSTAIYARLNLDPVRDSVNKATEAMFGYMQPAREDRK, from the coding sequence GTGAGCAGCCATCGCCTGAACTTCACCAAGGCCGCCCTGTCTCGGGCTCCGAATGCCGCCAAGGGGCGCAAGGATTACTATTACGATGAACGGGAGGCAGGCCTGGTGATGGCGGTGACACCCACCGGCACCAAGAGTTTCTATCTCTACAAGCGGATTGACGGACGGCCCGAGCGGCTGCTCCTGGGGCGGTTTCCCGATATCAGCGTGGAGAACGCCCGCAAGATGGCAGCAGCGGCCAAGGGCAAGATCGCCAGCGGCAACAATCCGCAGAAGGAGCGCCGCGCGATCCGAGCGGAAATGAGCTTCGGCGATCTGTTCACCCTCTACCTGGAAAAATACGCCAAGGTGCATAAACGCTCCTGGGCCTATGACCAGCGGGAAGTGAACAAGTTCCTGTCGCATTGGTTCAAGCGCAAGATTTCTGCCATCGACCGCAGCGAGGTGGAACGGCTGCATGCGCGGATCGGCAAGGAGAATGGCATCTACCAGGCCAATAGACTCTTGGAACGCATCCGGTCGATCTTCAACAAGGCGATTGATTGGGGTTGGGATGGCACGAACCCGGCCATCGGCATCAAGAAATTCAAGGAAAAGAGCCGGGACCGCTTTTTGCAACCCGACGAGTTGCCCCGCTTCTTCGAAGCCCTGGCCAATGAACCCAACGAGACCGCGCGGGATTTCATCATGATCTCCCTGCTCACCGGGGCGCGGAAATCCAACACCCTGGCGATGCGCTGGCAGGATATCAGTTTCCAGGCCGAGACCTGGCGCATCCCGGATACCAAGAATGGCGATGCGCAGACCATCCACCTGCCCAGGCAGGCTATGGCGATCCTGACCGAGCGGAAATTGCAGAGCGAAAGCCCCTGGGTGTTTCCTGGGGAAGGCAAGTCAGGACATCTGGCCGATCCCAAGAAAGCCTGGGCGCGCATCCTGAAGGAGGCCGGGATTGCCGATCTGCGCATCCATGATCTGCGCCGGACCCTGGGCAGCTACCAGGCCGCGACCGGGGCGAATGGCTATATCATCGGCAAGTCCCTGGGCCATCGCAGCCAGCAATCCACGGCGATCTATGCCCGATTGAACCTTGATCCCGTCCGCGACTCCGTCAACAAGGCAACAGAGGCCATGTTCGGCTACATGCAGCCAGCGAGAGAAGATCGGAAGTAA